One genomic region from Candidatus Saccharimonadia bacterium encodes:
- the mnmA gene encoding tRNA 2-thiouridine(34) synthase MnmA, producing the protein MKTVFVGLSGGVDSSVSAALLQQQGYNVVGVYMKNWTADVAGVACPWRQDLADARAAAAKLDIPFQVFDFQAEYRQHVVDVMVAEYQAGRTPNPDILCNQEIKFKLFLQSALAAGADLIATGHYARTEDGRLLTAADTAKDQTYFLYRVTPEALERTLFPLAGLAKPEVRRLATKFGLPTAKKPDSQGICFIGEVGLREFLSQYITATAGPIVDAAGHELGQHQGAVFYTIGQRHGLGLGGGEPYYVTGKDMATNTVYVTTDPVDAALETDHCTITDVHWIGPAPQAGRTYQLRSRHRAAFIDCTLEAGHRGTYAIKLAHPERALTPGQSAVIYDGQRVLGGGIVA; encoded by the coding sequence ATGAAAACCGTCTTTGTTGGCCTCAGCGGGGGAGTCGATTCCTCGGTATCTGCTGCCCTGCTTCAGCAGCAAGGGTATAACGTCGTGGGCGTCTACATGAAGAATTGGACCGCCGACGTTGCCGGCGTGGCCTGCCCCTGGAGGCAAGACCTGGCCGACGCCCGCGCGGCCGCGGCCAAGCTCGACATCCCGTTCCAGGTGTTCGACTTCCAGGCCGAGTACCGGCAGCACGTTGTAGATGTAATGGTGGCCGAGTACCAAGCCGGCCGCACGCCCAACCCTGATATTCTCTGCAACCAGGAAATTAAGTTCAAACTCTTCCTCCAATCAGCCTTAGCCGCCGGCGCCGACCTCATCGCCACCGGCCACTACGCGCGCACCGAGGACGGCCGCCTGCTCACCGCCGCCGACACCGCCAAGGACCAAACCTACTTCCTCTACCGCGTCACTCCCGAGGCCCTCGAGCGCACTCTCTTTCCGCTGGCCGGCCTCGCCAAGCCCGAAGTACGTCGCCTGGCTACCAAATTTGGCCTACCTACAGCCAAAAAACCCGACTCCCAAGGCATCTGCTTCATCGGCGAGGTCGGCCTGCGCGAATTCCTCAGCCAATACATCACCGCTACCGCCGGCCCCATCGTTGACGCCGCCGGCCACGAACTCGGCCAGCACCAAGGCGCCGTGTTCTACACTATCGGCCAGCGCCATGGCCTCGGCCTAGGCGGCGGCGAGCCGTACTACGTGACGGGCAAAGATATGGCCACCAACACCGTTTACGTTACCACCGACCCCGTCGACGCCGCCCTCGAAACCGACCACTGCACCATCACCGACGTCCATTGGATCGGCCCCGCCCCCCAAGCCGGTCGCACCTACCAACTCCGCAGCCGCCACCGCGCCGCGTTCATCGATTGCACGCTCGAGGCCGGCCACCGCGGCACCTACGCCATCAAGCTGGCCCACCCCGAGCGCGCCCTCACCCCCGGCCAATCCGCCGTGATCTACGACGGCCAGCGAGTCCTCGGCGGCGGCATTGTCGCCTAA
- a CDS encoding alanine--tRNA ligase, with protein MNTSEIRAAYLKFFADRGHAVIPRANLVPKEDATTLFTGSGMQPMIPYLLGEKHPDGVRLADSQVCFRAEDIDEVGDNRHTTAFEMLGNWSLGDYFKAEQIPWMWEFLTEVVGLNPAKLYVTCFIGAPEYGIPKDTEAAEMWQKLFKSKALEAKAADIGSEADGYQRGIKPGERIFYYDGSKNWWSRNGGPETTPVGDPCGPDSEMFYDFGTPHDPNFGEHCHPNCDCGRFMEIGNNVFMAYKKVEDSKFEPLTLPNIDHGSGLERIAAAAIDDPDFFKISVHYPVIQKLEQISGFRYDQNPQAMRIITDHLKGAVFLAADGVVPSNTAQGYVMRRFLRRAIRQALALDLRQDFLELVVPVITEAYRDDFPEVAAQEESIIHLLVQEERQFRTTLLKGEHEFRKLAGDELSGATIFVLFDTYGFPAELSLESAHEQKIPVNSHWKAEFDALLREQKDRSRTATVGQFKGGLADHSDTSVKYHTATHLMYKALRLVLGDHVIQRGSNITPERLRFDFSHPDKMTPEQIAEVEKIVNDNIAKDWPMAFREISTEQAFKEGALGAFGDKYGDTVKVYTAGDPMGEWYSKEICGGPHVEHTGALADGGKKFKIKKEESSSAGIRRIKAVLE; from the coding sequence ATGAATACCAGCGAAATCCGCGCCGCCTATCTCAAATTCTTCGCCGACCGTGGTCATGCGGTGATTCCGCGCGCCAACCTCGTGCCCAAAGAAGACGCCACCACCCTTTTCACCGGCTCCGGCATGCAGCCCATGATTCCGTATCTGCTGGGCGAAAAGCACCCCGATGGCGTTCGCCTGGCCGACTCCCAAGTCTGCTTCCGCGCCGAGGACATCGACGAAGTCGGGGACAACCGCCACACCACGGCCTTCGAAATGCTCGGCAACTGGAGCCTGGGCGACTACTTCAAGGCCGAGCAAATCCCCTGGATGTGGGAGTTCCTGACCGAAGTCGTCGGCCTCAACCCCGCCAAGCTCTACGTCACCTGTTTCATCGGCGCCCCCGAGTACGGCATCCCCAAAGATACCGAAGCCGCCGAGATGTGGCAGAAATTATTCAAATCCAAAGCCCTTGAGGCCAAAGCCGCCGACATCGGCTCTGAAGCCGACGGCTACCAGCGCGGTATCAAACCCGGTGAGCGCATCTTCTACTACGACGGCTCCAAAAACTGGTGGAGCCGCAACGGCGGCCCCGAAACGACGCCCGTCGGCGACCCCTGCGGACCCGATTCTGAGATGTTCTACGACTTTGGCACGCCCCACGATCCCAACTTCGGCGAGCACTGCCACCCCAACTGCGACTGTGGCCGTTTCATGGAGATCGGCAACAACGTCTTCATGGCCTACAAAAAGGTGGAGGATAGTAAGTTCGAACCCCTGACCCTCCCCAACATCGACCACGGCTCCGGCCTCGAGCGCATCGCCGCCGCGGCCATCGACGACCCCGACTTCTTCAAAATCAGCGTGCACTACCCGGTAATCCAAAAACTCGAGCAAATCTCCGGCTTCAGATACGATCAAAACCCGCAGGCCATGCGCATCATCACCGACCACCTCAAGGGCGCCGTCTTCCTGGCTGCCGATGGGGTCGTGCCGTCCAACACCGCCCAGGGCTACGTGATGCGCCGCTTCCTGCGCCGCGCCATCCGCCAAGCCCTCGCCCTCGACCTGCGCCAAGACTTTCTCGAGCTCGTCGTCCCCGTCATCACCGAAGCTTATCGCGACGACTTCCCCGAAGTGGCGGCGCAGGAAGAGTCCATCATTCACCTGCTCGTGCAAGAAGAGCGCCAATTCCGCACCACACTCCTCAAGGGCGAACACGAATTCCGCAAACTCGCCGGCGATGAGCTCAGTGGCGCAACTATTTTTGTTCTATTCGACACCTACGGCTTTCCCGCCGAACTCTCGCTCGAATCAGCCCATGAACAAAAAATTCCCGTAAATTCGCACTGGAAAGCCGAATTCGACGCCCTACTCCGCGAACAAAAAGACCGCTCCCGCACCGCCACCGTCGGCCAATTCAAGGGCGGCCTGGCCGACCACTCCGACACGAGCGTCAAATACCACACTGCCACGCACCTCATGTACAAGGCGCTGCGGCTCGTGCTGGGCGACCATGTCATTCAGCGCGGGAGCAACATCACCCCCGAGCGCCTGCGCTTCGACTTTAGCCACCCCGACAAAATGACCCCGGAGCAAATCGCCGAAGTCGAGAAAATCGTCAACGACAACATCGCCAAAGACTGGCCCATGGCATTCCGCGAAATCTCCACCGAGCAAGCCTTCAAAGAGGGCGCGCTCGGCGCCTTTGGCGACAAATACGGCGACACCGTCAAGGTCTACACCGCCGGCGACCCGATGGGGGAGTGGTACTCCAAAGAAATTTGCGGCGGTCCCCACGTAGAGCACACCGGCGCACTGGCCGACGGCGGCAAAAAGTTTAAGATCAAAAAAGAAGAATCCAGCTCCGCCGGCATCCGCCGCATCAAGGCCGTACTGGAATAA